Part of the Limihaloglobus sulfuriphilus genome is shown below.
TTTGTAAATGATGGTGGAAGAGCTTTAACCCGTTATAATTTAGCCTGGCATATAGGCGAAGCCTGCCGCGACGCGGGACTCCCTGGCGGCGGACCCCATGCGGCGAGACACTTTTTTGCGACTCAGCTTCTTTTGAGAGGGGTTCCCATCATCAAGGTCTCTGCTCTTCTGGGTCACGCTTCTGTTACGACTACGCAGCGGCACTACAGCCATATCCTCTCTGCCGACTTGAGTGATGTAACAAGCGTTCTGGCGGTTTGATTTTTCATACTTTTCAAGGGCGTGGCGTTCGAGAACTGCCGTATGCCAGCCCTTCTTTTTTGAGCTTTTAGAGCCATAAGTGAAATCTGGCAAATCCCCATTTTCAATAAGCCGGTAAAGGGTTTTATCCGAAATATCCATCTGTTCCATCATTTCTGTCATTGTGATATATACTTTCTCTCCAAATCCTTTCATAAATAAGCCTCTATTATGTGTTTATAATTGTTGAAGCTGATAATAGAGGATTGTTATTCACTTTTCAACAGGATTTCAAATCCCCCAAATTGGAAGATTTGAGGTTTTTTGGGAAGGTTGGTTTGATAAGATATCTATTGCCCTTATTTGATGATTTTATATAATTCCAGAACACAGCACAACAGCCTATGCAATGTAGGCTGGAACAACTACTGAACTCCTCATTGCCCTTATTGGGGAGTTCTCTGTATATATTAGGGCGGTGGAACTGGAGAAATGAGTATGATTTATCCTTGAATTGTTCAGAAAATGAACAACTTCAGCAGGTGGTTAGCCCCATGCAATCATATCGCCATCAATTTTCTTTCCGCAATTATCGCAGGTTGGGTTCATGAATTTTAAATCCCATTCTTCCCAGCAGTGAGGGCAATAATCGTCTGGAATAATGCACATTTCACCATCTACAAGATACTTTTGGGTGGCAGTGTCCCCATAGTGCCTGTAGAGTTCAATGCCCTTGCCAGCAACAAAGCCTGTCTGGAGCAATGGGACAGAGGTTTCCTTATTGGAGTCACAGACGTTCAATTGAAAATCGATGCTGACTGAATAGGATTCCGGGAGCTGGTTCGTGACGCTTTTCAGCTCATTAAGCAGAGCATCCAGTGCCCCTGATTTATGTAGGTCATCGATAAAGGAGTTTGTCTTATCAGTCAGAGGGCCAAGTTTCTTAAATTCATTATCTTTCATATTTTGCGGCTCCGTATTTGAGTTTTTTAATCTTTTATGATAAATGATTATATCTTATTAAGATGTATTCCACAAGCATGAATATTTTGAGAATACAGGGCTTGTTAGATTGATTTTTCCCGCGAAAAAAAGGTTGTATGAACTCATTTGAGCTCGTATAGAAGAGTTTTAACTGGACAAATATCAAATTTCTGCTATTATGTTAGCTAGTACAAGGGTGGAACCGACCTCTGGTTCTCATGTCCCTCCTAAGCCCTTCTTGATAGGATATTTAAGAATATTTTTGAGAGGTTTCAAATATGATATACAGACCTTGCCGGAGCAGTGAAAAATATGAGGGGTAAATATCTATTGATTATTGATTTAGGTATATATATCTGTTAAAATCCCCTTTCATATGGTCATATTTTAATATATTTATGGAGTCTAATAAGGGACATGGTAAATTTTCAGGATAAAGCCAATTTTATCTGGCAGGTTGCGGATGACATCCTCCGCGGGGCGTTCAAGCAGCATGAATACGGCGAAGTAATCCTGCCATTTGTGGTTCTGCGTCGTTTAGACTGCGTTCTCGAAGAGAGAAAAGACGCGGTTATCGCTACTTATGACAAATACAAGGACGTTCTCGACGATACTGCCCAGGTCTGCAAAGAGGCCACAAAGAGGGATAAGAGCGACAAGGGGCTAAACTTCTATAACACATCCTTTTACGACCTCCGCCGTTTAGCCCAGGATGCCAACAACATAGAGGTCAACTTCAACAACTACATCAACGGCTACAGCAGAAATGTCCGTGATATCATCGAGAATTTCCAAATCGATAAAATCGTCGCCAAGCTGGTCAAGAACGGCTATCTCTTCCAGCTCATAGACAAATTTACCGAGGTCGAGCTGCATCCAGACCAGGTATCCAACCATCAGATGGGCTATATCTTCGAGGAGCTGCTGCGGCGGTTCTCTGAGATGAGCAACGAGACTGCCGGTGAGCACTATACCCCTCGTGAGGTCATCCGGCTGATGGTCAATATCATGTTTGCCGAGCATAAAAAAGAACTCAAGGGCGAGGGCATCATAAGAACCGTATTTGACCCCGCCTGCGGCACGGGCGGTATGCTGGTAACCGCCAAGGAGCATATAAAAGAGCATATAAACGAAAAGGTAGAGGTTCATATGTTCGGCCAGGAGCTCAACGAGCAGACCTACGCCATCGCCAAGAGTGATGTGCTTATTATGGGCGAGAACGAGGGCAATATCCGCCAGGGAACGAGCTTTTCTGATGATAAGTTCGCCGATATGCGGTTTAACTATATGCTTACCAACCCTCCGTTCGGGGTATCCTGGAAGAAGGAAAAGGCGTTTATCGAGAACGAGACGAAGAACCCATACGGCAGGTTTTCTGCCGGCACGCCGCGTATATCTGACGGGGCACTGCTGTTTTTGCAGCATATGATATCCAAGATGGAGGTTAACGGCTCCCGTATTGCCATCATCTTTAACGGCTCACCCCTGTTTACCGGTGATGCGGGCAGCGGAGAGTCCAATATCAGAAAGTGGATTATAGAAAATGACTGGCTTGAAGCCGTTATCGCTCTGCCGACAGAGCTGTTCTATAATACCGGCATATCTACATATATCTGGGTTGTTACCAACCGCAAGCCTGAGAAACGCCGCGGCAGGGTCCAGCTTGTCAACGCTTCGGGTTTCTCTGCCAGGATGCGTAAGAGCCTTGGCAGTAAGCGAAACTTTATAACTGATGAGCAGATAAGAGAGATTTCCGCTATTTATGAGGCTTTTTCAGAAGGTGAATACTGCAAGATATTCGATAACGAGGATTTTGGATATACCAAGGTGACGGTCGAAAGACCCAAGAAAGATTCAATCAAGTTGGTCACCAAGAACGGGTTGCTTGTAACCAAAGATGGAAAACTCGTAGCCAAAAAATGTAAAAGAGTTCCAGACTCCAAGCTTAGAGATTATGAAAAGATACCGCTCAAGCAGGATATAGACGAATATTTTGAAAAAGAGGTAAAGCCCCATGTTCCCGATGCCTGGATGGACAGAAGCAAGGACAAGGTGGGCTATGAAATCAACTTTACCAAGTATTTCTATAAATATAAACCTCTGAGACCTCTTGAGGAGATTAAGGCGGATATACTGGCCCTTGAGAATGAGACTGAAGGACTGCTCAGGGAGATATTGGAAGGATGAAGGATGAAGGCGGAAGGCTTAAGGATGAATGTTAAATTGAAGACACGGACGAGTTTTGCTTTTCGTGCTATAAGATTATATGCCGTTTTACTGAAAATGACAGCAGAACAGGCTCTGGGCATGGCAAAATCTACTATAAATGAACATATAAAGAACATTTTTGCCAAAAAAGAGCTGATTGAGAGGCATGTAATGCAGAAATTCGGAAATTCCGAATTTGTATGTCGGAAATTCCGACGAACCACTCACCGCAGAGCAATGGATGGATGAAGGCGGATGGATGAAGGCGGAAATATGAATATTTTAAAAATAAAGCTGAATGATGAATGTTGACTTGAAGACAAGGACGAAGGGTTTTGCTATTCGGATTATAAAGTTATATGCTGATTTACCGAAATCAACAGAAGCCCAGATTTTGGGAAAACAGTTGCTCCGGTCCGGAACTTCTGTCGGTGCTCATTATCGAGAGGGGATGCGGGCAAGGTCAGATGCTGAATTCATCAGCAAAATTGAAGGTGGTTTGCAGGAGTTAGAAGAATCCGTTTATTGGATGGAATTACTCATAGAGTCTGACGTTATTGATGAATATTCGCTTAGTGAATTAATCAAAGAGGCAGATGAATTGACCGCGATACTCATTACCTGCGTCAAAAAAGTAAAGGATAGAAAGGAAGCAAAGAAATGAACAATAAGCGGAAGGCGGAAGGCGGAAATGGGAAGGATGAAGGCGGAAAGATGAAGGCGGAAGGTGGAAGTCTAAAGGCTGAATCTCATCCTTCATCCCTCATCCCTCATTCTTCAGAACATCCTTCATCCTTCATCCTTCAGCCTTTATCCTTCCTATAAGGATTCCGGTGTTGAGTGGATTGGTGAGGTTCCAAGCCATTGGGCGTTGGTGAAATTTAAGATAATTACAGATATTATTACTTGTGGTCATGCAGCAACTCCTGAATATTATGACGAGGGGGTGATGTTTCTTTCTGCTCAAAATATCAAGAATGAAAAACTGGATTTATTTCAATATAACTATATATCTGAAGAACTTCACAATCAACTAACCAGACATAAAAAAGTGGTAAAAGGAGATTTGCTCCAAGTTAGAGTAGGTGGTGCTGCTACAATTGGTCAAACTTGCGTTATTGAAATCGAAAATGATTTTAGTATATATGTATCGCTATGTCATATTAGATTAAACGAAAAAGCATGCAATTATTATATTTTTAAGCATTTACAGGCTGAAGCCTGAACTCTTGCGGCGGTTTCTCACAGGCAGCTCTAATCCCCGCCGCCAACGTCAGTTATTTCCCAATCCTGTTAATCCTGTAATCCTGTCCAATTTACATTCGTAATTCGTAATTCGTAATTCGTAATTCGTAATTTCTAATTAACCAACGGTTCCACGTATTCGCTGTACAGGGCGAAGAGGAATTCGAGGCGTTCGGTTTCGCCGGCGAAGGGCTTGCTGCGGTAGCATTTATCAACCGCACGGTCGAGCCTCTGATGCGCCTTGACCAGCACCGGCGGCATGGTCAGAGGGTCGTACAGGTCGGCAAGCGAGCTGTCTGGAAACTGCCCGCGGGCGTCAAGCACCCCCTGCGCCGCCGCCTCAACCGCCGCGGCCTGCTCTGCTGATACGTCCTTTGGCCACGGGTAGTTGTTGTAAACGATGTCCTTGGAATACCGGAAACGGCTTTCTAATCGCCCACAGGTATATTTCACCCAAGCCATGTGCATCTCGGAGGTCAATACGCCAAAATGATATAATGTAGCGTCGGGGATTGACTGGCAGGTATCGGATACAATAGTATCTTTACCAAAAAAGCCTATAGGAATATACTTGCGTCTTTCAGATGAAACTCTGGGTACTAAAATAAAAGATTCTGGATTCTTTGTATCACGAAATTGCGTTGGTCTTTCAGCTAATTTACGAGCACCAGAATCAACACTGTTTAGTCTCATGATTTTTACTTTTTCGATTCTCTCCATTAGATGAGGCATTGATCTGATTTCTTTCGGGTCTGCATCAACTAACCAAAGGCACCAACGGGGAATATCCTTTAAATAATTACCACCCGACAATAAAGGCTTTATGAATTTTGCAGCTTCTGGCTGTTTTTCTAAGAACTCTTGTTTTTCTCCATCTGACAAAATTAAATTTCCACCATCAACAGGTTTATTACCATACACCATTTTGGGAACATCGGAGAGAGGTTTTGCCCTCCTCATAATTATAATATCGTCTCCGTCTATTAGTAGAGGATTGATATTTCTAGCTTCAATTTCGTGCGGCTCACCTTTAATATTTTCATATTCGAAAAGTCGTTTATTCTCTGTATCAAATGCTCCAAATCCGATAATAACAACATGAACAGCGGCTTTGCCCCTTGCCTCGCTTGTCCAGCAGAATGTACGATGTGCGAAATGAATCTTGATATTGTAATTATTGAATAACTCGTTCCAGAGTATTCCAACCTGTTCGCCCATAGTGATTGAATTTGTAGAAACAAAGGCTACTTTTTTTCTTGTTCCCTGAATATACTCTGCCGCTTTTATATACCATGCTGAGACATAATCCAGACTTTTAAAATTTTTAACGCCTTCAAAAATCAGAGCCATATCTTCATTCTGGGTTTTGTTCTGAAGGTGTTTCCCTATGAACGGCGGATTTCCGAGGATATAGTCAATTTTTTCTTTCGGTGCGAACTCTGTCCAGTCGGTCTGCAGCGCGTTTTCGTTTAGTATGTGCGCGGACTGTATCAGCGGCAGGGATGCCCTTTGAACGTTGACGGCGATGG
Proteins encoded:
- a CDS encoding type I restriction-modification system subunit M — protein: MVNFQDKANFIWQVADDILRGAFKQHEYGEVILPFVVLRRLDCVLEERKDAVIATYDKYKDVLDDTAQVCKEATKRDKSDKGLNFYNTSFYDLRRLAQDANNIEVNFNNYINGYSRNVRDIIENFQIDKIVAKLVKNGYLFQLIDKFTEVELHPDQVSNHQMGYIFEELLRRFSEMSNETAGEHYTPREVIRLMVNIMFAEHKKELKGEGIIRTVFDPACGTGGMLVTAKEHIKEHINEKVEVHMFGQELNEQTYAIAKSDVLIMGENEGNIRQGTSFSDDKFADMRFNYMLTNPPFGVSWKKEKAFIENETKNPYGRFSAGTPRISDGALLFLQHMISKMEVNGSRIAIIFNGSPLFTGDAGSGESNIRKWIIENDWLEAVIALPTELFYNTGISTYIWVVTNRKPEKRRGRVQLVNASGFSARMRKSLGSKRNFITDEQIREISAIYEAFSEGEYCKIFDNEDFGYTKVTVERPKKDSIKLVTKNGLLVTKDGKLVAKKCKRVPDSKLRDYEKIPLKQDIDEYFEKEVKPHVPDAWMDRSKDKVGYEINFTKYFYKYKPLRPLEEIKADILALENETEGLLREILEG
- a CDS encoding four helix bundle protein; this encodes MNVDLKTRTKGFAIRIIKLYADLPKSTEAQILGKQLLRSGTSVGAHYREGMRARSDAEFISKIEGGLQELEESVYWMELLIESDVIDEYSLSELIKEADELTAILITCVKKVKDRKEAKK
- a CDS encoding class I SAM-dependent DNA methyltransferase, which gives rise to MALSWNEIKHRAMDFSREWQGESREHAEAKSFWDAFFHVFGINRRRIAAFEEPVKKLDSNYGFIDLFWKGTLLVEHKSRGKNLDKAYSQALDYFAGLKDHELPKYVLVSDFERFRLYDLDEDSLHEFHLSQLHSNVNLFGFIAGYTQKKYKDEEPVNIAAAEKMGKLHDGLLENGYRGHQLEVLLMRLLFCMFADDTGIFEKNIFTDYIRQRTSEDGSDLGGHLSSIFQTLNTVTAERQRHMDEMLSAFPYVNGGLFEEILPAVYFDSSLRESLLECCDFNWGVISPAIFGSMFQSVMDPEKRRNIGAHYTSEKNILKLIGPLFLDELRAEFEHLRGLKREKEKRLMEFQRKISELGFFDPACGCGNFLVITYRELRRLEIEILTEIHAGQMQMGEWVSMVNVENFYGIEIEEFPARIAETAMWLMNHQMNLELSIAVNVQRASLPLIQSAHILNENALQTDWTEFAPKEKIDYILGNPPFIGKHLQNKTQNEDMALIFEGVKNFKSLDYVSAWYIKAAEYIQGTRKKVAFVSTNSITMGEQVGILWNELFNNYNIKIHFAHRTFCWTSEARGKAAVHVVIIGFGAFDTENKRLFEYENIKGEPHEIEARNINPLLIDGDDIIIMRRAKPLSDVPKMVYGNKPVDGGNLILSDGEKQEFLEKQPEAAKFIKPLLSGGNYLKDIPRWCLWLVDADPKEIRSMPHLMERIEKVKIMRLNSVDSGARKLAERPTQFRDTKNPESFILVPRVSSERRKYIPIGFFGKDTIVSDTCQSIPDATLYHFGVLTSEMHMAWVKYTCGRLESRFRYSKDIVYNNYPWPKDVSAEQAAAVEAAAQGVLDARGQFPDSSLADLYDPLTMPPVLVKAHQRLDRAVDKCYRSKPFAGETERLEFLFALYSEYVEPLVN